From Xenopus laevis strain J_2021 chromosome 7L, Xenopus_laevis_v10.1, whole genome shotgun sequence, one genomic window encodes:
- the gpr26.L gene encoding G-protein coupled receptor 26 produces MELWGVIGCLWLAVLILAALLSNVVVLICFLSCPDIRGQVPGLFTLNLTLCNLLLTVINMPLTLVGVIHGHQPDGEGLCMAAGFLETFLTSNSMLSMAALSIDRWVAVVFPLSYHSKMRYQDAAVILLYSWIHSLAFPTVALCLSWIGFHQIYGSCTLYNKRPEEEASFLAFIVLFHLLSFLLSFLVLCVTYLQVLKVARSHCRRIDVITMQTLVLLVDLHPSVRQRCLEEQKRRRQRATKKISTFIGTFLLCFSPYVITRLVEISSSTPISSHWGIVSRCLAYSKALSDPFVYCLLRNQYKSCCRELVNKLLKRSSANSSAQRMNSYVGSLVLTTEQ; encoded by the exons ATGGAGCTGTGGGGGGTGATTGGCTGTCTCTGGCTGGCAGTGCTGATCCTTGCAGCGTTGCTGTCCAACGTTGTGGTGCTGATCTGCTTCCTCAGCTGCCCCGATATCCGTGGGCAGGTTCCTGGCTTGTTCACTCTCAACCTGACCTTGTGCAACCTGCTGCTGACTGTCATTAACATGCCTCTGACCCTGGTGGGGGTGATCCACGGCCACCAGCCTGACGGGGAAGGGTTATGCATGGCAGCAGGCTTCTTGGAAACTTTCTTGACCAGTAACTCCATGCTGAGCATGGCTGCCCTAAGCATTGACCGTTGGGTGGCTGTGGTCTTCCCACTCAGCTATCACTCAAAAATGCGGTACCAGGACGCGGCTGTCATTCTTCTTTACTCCTGGATCCACTCTCTAGCTTTCCCCACTGTGGCTCTGTGTCTGTCCTGGATTGGCTTCCACCAGATCTATGGCTCCTGTACGCTGTACAACAAGAGACCAGAAGAAGAAGCTTCCTTCTTGGCTTTTATAGTCCTCTTCCACCTGCTGAGCTTCCTGCTCTCCTTCCTAGTCCTATGTGTCACCTACCTACAGGTGCTCAAGGTGGCCCGCTCCCACTGCAGGAGGATTGATGTGATCACCATGCAGACTCTGGTTCTACTGGTGGATCTGCACCCCAG TGTCAGGCAGAGATGTCTGGAGGAGCAGAAGAGAAGGAGGCAACGGGCAACTAAAAAGATCAGCACGTTCATTGGGACATTCCTACTTTGCTTTTCTCCATATGTCATTACCAG GTTAGTGGAGATTTCATCATCGACTCCCATTAGCTCTCACTGGGGCATAGTGAGTCGGTGTCTGGCTTACAGCAAAGCTTTGTCCGACCCCTTCGTCTATTGCCTGTTACGGAATCAGTACAAGAGCTGCTGCCGGGAACTGGTGAACAAACTGTTAAAGCGCAGCTCCGCCAATTCTTCCGCCCAGAGGATGAACTCATACGTGGGAAGTTTGGTGTTAACCACCGAGCAATAA